Proteins encoded together in one Amblyomma americanum isolate KBUSLIRL-KWMA chromosome 1, ASM5285725v1, whole genome shotgun sequence window:
- the LOC144105739 gene encoding uncharacterized protein LOC144105739 yields MILLLTCVGTLLAAIFVGLYHKPWPFVLLGIWHRQAEDVPGLRRLTAYHDPPQVAAPLPPTLDYVHEATGRVDFRSFESVTQALRVVHSAKEAIPVESLTIIVPLLLSLVLTGWWWYKRRQSSSTTPADSRTSCRSNSSLHTLQESDEAKHRRPGGPTLRSYRLGRRRHSVPIPSVQFPALANFGPAESTGRDLALADALSRIRCDSDEPPESELENVATHATAGLSTLVSDTTAKRMAKETSEDDELRTAPLEAGQAPCELLMGRRLRARLPDFADRRAPEVKKHTQAHPQRRPLEALGEHDTVRLLDKGGWTTKALAENAVAPRSYMVRKKDVNQLRRNRQHLLRTNEEFDPSLETIPDCTEDSASDCASLPGLRHHRSPWATRAPRVTIKPRLPTRLKSILSQGNIVLWKP; encoded by the exons ATGATTTTGCTGCTTACTTGCGTTGGGACGCTGCTGGCTGCGATTTTCGTTGGTTTGTACCACAAGCCATGGCCTTTCGTCCTGCTGGGCATCTGGCATAGGCAAGCCGAAGACGTCCCTGGACTTCGGCGTCTAACCGCCTATCATGACCCTC CACAAGTAGCGGCACCTTTACCACCCACCTTGGACTACGTCCACGAAGCCACCGGGCGAGTCGATTTTCGCAGCTTCGAGAGCGTCACCCAAGCCCTCCGGGTGGTTCACTCTGCGAAGGAAGCCATCCCTGTCGAGTCTCTGACGATCATCGTGCCACTGCTGCTCAGCCTGGTCCTGACGGG gtggtggtggtacaaAAGACGCCAGTCGTCATCAACCACGCCAGCGGATTCCCGCACATCCTGCAGAAGCAACTCGTCCCTGCACACACTTCAGGAATCTGATGAAGCAAAACACCGGCGCCCGG GCGGTCCTACACTGCGAAGTTACAGACTTGGTCGGCGACGCCATTCGGTGCCGATCCCGAGCGTGCAATTCCCGGCGCTCGCGAATTTTGGGCCAGCAGAGAGCACAG GGAGAGACCTTGCTCTGGCCGATGCTCTCTCAAGAATCCGATGCGACAGCGATGAGCCAcctgaaagcgaactagaaaatgtgGCCACCCATGCAACGGCCGGCCTCTCCACTCTCGTCAGCGACACAACAGCCAAGCGGATGGCAAAAGAAACGAGTGAAGACGACGAGCTAAG GACAGCACCACTCGAGGCCGGACAAGCCCCGTGCGAGCTACTCATGGGCAGGAGGTTAAGAGCGAGGCTGCCTGACTTCGCAGACCGTAGGGCACCAGAGGTCAAAAAGCACACCCAAGCCCACCCTCAGAGACGTCCACTAGAAGCACTCGGCGAGCATGACACCGTTAGGCTGCTCGACAAGGGAGGGTGGACCACAAAGGCCCTCGCAGAAAACGCCGTCGCCCCTCGCTCATACATGGTCCGTAAAAAAGACGTGAATCAGCTTCGTCGCAACCGTCAACATCTGCTGCGAACAAACGAAGAGTTCGACCCctcactggaaaccattcctgactGTACGGAAGACAGTGCTAGCGACTGTGCTTCTCTTCCAGGCTTGCGGCACCACAGGAGTCCCTGGGCAACTCGAGCCCCACGTGTGACGATCAAGCCACGGCTGCCCACACGCCTCAAGAGCATCCTGAGCCAGGGCAACATAGTCCTCTGGAAACCATGA